Proteins encoded within one genomic window of Deltaproteobacteria bacterium:
- a CDS encoding prepilin-type N-terminal cleavage/methylation domain-containing protein: MNRQPGCLNKVTRLFFFGLSEISIVGIENSDSERGRHGGKTVMNTAQERCKDGFTVVELMFVVAIVGILASLAVPRYLNYRSLAYCAKIESAVHNYVTSQEAYFTVKDTYAGGEDELTSTGYRGTYQVSVTGDPVTTIVGVDTNGHCAKGSLKFTSLGGYIWSN; the protein is encoded by the coding sequence TTGAACAGACAGCCGGGTTGCCTGAATAAGGTCACCCGGCTTTTTTTCTTTGGACTCTCGGAGATTTCCATCGTCGGCATCGAGAATAGCGATTCCGAGCGCGGCCGACACGGAGGGAAAACGGTGATGAACACAGCTCAAGAACGGTGCAAAGATGGCTTCACGGTAGTGGAACTTATGTTCGTGGTCGCCATCGTCGGAATCCTGGCTTCCCTTGCGGTTCCGAGATACCTCAACTATCGCTCGCTGGCGTACTGTGCGAAAATCGAATCCGCCGTTCACAACTATGTTACCTCCCAGGAGGCCTACTTCACCGTGAAGGATACCTATGCCGGCGGCGAAGACGAGCTGACTTCAACAGGCTACCGGGGAACATATCAGGTATCCGTTACGGGCGATCCGGTAACCACGATCGTCGGCGTCGACACAAACGGCCACTGCGCGAAGGGCTCTCTGAAGTTCACCAGCCTGGGCGGTTATATCTGGAGTAACTAG
- a CDS encoding FIST C-terminal domain-containing protein, translating into MKQIEVGYGAAEGKDSFSVGAEAALKAAEGITSHPLSAVLVFASVRYHLPELLGGIHHIMGHVPVFGATTAGEICNGSLHGSVVVTALASANLRVRLGLGKHVSAGWRKAVEQAIGSTEIRPYFSGNDSEIWAEMTRKGKSIFGILFSPGNTRHADSRSFETLEELKRLSAGRIPFFGGSAADDWNMEANFVLHNIEAHADSLLVAVFETSLRFGMSMGHGFSPSDKRAVATKVKGHTILELDGCRAADLYAKMLESDVDGLRDKHLTLTSSRPVGMPDMLDQYHINVASFFTPEGGVRFSQPVPENSTITIMEARPEQLIEAARETVRNALLRGQIQRPAVALVFSCALRRHILRERSSEEISAIRSLLPEIPILGFYSFGEQGVNDAGVSGHGNEKITALVLGDELSTGAEVALENQRLLRLQREAEKKLRFQANILDAVQDTVLIISSEMKTLWGNPVAKDLFGDRPEMFTDPCYRFYKQRDVICEECPVIKTMTDGRSHQAIMKSIDKDGNVIWRLNRAYPYFDEQGRIAGAIEIVSDYSDQKRLEDALKESELNLKQAQAVAGVGSWHLDIMHDVLTGSDEAYRIFGIPNRTPLNIETVLERVHPDDRTLVESAWNAALKGAVFDIEHRIISRQEELWVHEKARIVFDGRGTAIEAIGTVHNITKRKQTEESLREREEKFRFISENIADIVWTLDLNLNTTYVSPSVEAILGFTPEERVRQSLEEMITPESIQRILARFQEELLRENEDAVPQGWVCYMDGKHREADKGFIRISRRDIGRFA; encoded by the coding sequence ATGAAACAGATTGAGGTGGGATACGGCGCGGCGGAGGGAAAGGATTCTTTCTCCGTCGGTGCGGAGGCCGCCCTCAAAGCAGCCGAAGGGATCACCTCGCACCCCCTATCCGCGGTGCTCGTTTTTGCGTCGGTTCGTTACCATCTGCCTGAATTGCTTGGGGGAATCCATCATATCATGGGCCATGTCCCCGTATTTGGAGCCACCACCGCCGGCGAAATCTGTAACGGGTCTTTACACGGGAGCGTGGTTGTAACCGCCTTGGCTTCAGCGAATCTTCGAGTGCGACTGGGGCTCGGGAAACATGTTTCCGCCGGATGGCGAAAGGCGGTGGAACAGGCCATCGGCTCGACCGAGATCCGACCCTATTTCTCAGGCAACGACAGCGAAATTTGGGCGGAAATGACGCGCAAGGGCAAGTCGATTTTCGGCATACTCTTTTCACCCGGAAACACCCGCCATGCCGATTCCCGCAGTTTCGAAACGCTGGAAGAGCTCAAGCGACTGTCGGCCGGCCGGATTCCTTTTTTCGGCGGCAGTGCGGCCGACGATTGGAACATGGAAGCCAATTTTGTCCTGCATAACATCGAGGCGCATGCGGACAGCCTGCTGGTAGCGGTTTTCGAAACCAGCCTCCGGTTCGGCATGTCGATGGGCCACGGCTTTTCGCCTTCGGACAAACGGGCGGTGGCAACGAAAGTCAAGGGCCATACGATTTTGGAATTGGACGGCTGCCGCGCGGCTGACCTGTACGCGAAAATGCTGGAAAGCGATGTTGACGGCTTGAGAGACAAGCACCTGACTCTGACGTCCTCCCGGCCTGTCGGAATGCCGGACATGCTGGATCAATATCACATCAATGTGGCCAGCTTTTTCACTCCCGAAGGGGGCGTGCGTTTCAGCCAGCCGGTGCCTGAAAACAGCACTATTACGATCATGGAGGCGCGGCCCGAGCAGTTGATCGAAGCGGCGCGGGAGACAGTGCGAAATGCCCTCCTGCGCGGGCAGATTCAGCGACCGGCCGTGGCCCTTGTTTTCTCGTGCGCCTTGCGCAGACATATTCTGAGAGAAAGATCGTCTGAAGAAATTTCAGCCATCCGGTCCTTACTCCCAGAAATTCCCATCCTCGGTTTTTATTCATTTGGAGAACAAGGGGTCAACGATGCCGGCGTGAGTGGTCATGGAAACGAAAAGATTACGGCTCTTGTCCTGGGAGATGAGCTTTCGACGGGCGCAGAAGTGGCCCTCGAGAACCAGCGGTTATTGAGACTTCAGCGGGAGGCTGAAAAAAAGCTTCGGTTCCAGGCCAATATCCTTGACGCCGTCCAGGACACAGTGTTGATCATTTCGAGCGAGATGAAAACGTTGTGGGGCAATCCGGTTGCCAAGGACCTCTTCGGGGACCGGCCTGAAATGTTCACCGACCCGTGTTATCGGTTTTATAAACAAAGGGACGTGATCTGTGAGGAATGTCCCGTTATCAAGACCATGACGGACGGTCGCAGTCATCAAGCGATCATGAAATCGATCGACAAGGATGGGAACGTCATCTGGCGGTTGAACCGCGCCTATCCCTATTTTGACGAACAGGGACGGATCGCCGGCGCCATTGAGATCGTATCCGACTATTCCGATCAAAAGAGGTTGGAGGACGCTCTCAAGGAGAGCGAGCTCAACCTCAAACAGGCTCAGGCCGTGGCCGGCGTGGGGAGCTGGCATCTCGACATTATGCACGATGTCCTGACCGGTAGTGACGAGGCCTACCGGATATTCGGCATCCCTAACCGCACCCCTCTAAACATAGAAACCGTTCTGGAGCGGGTGCATCCGGACGATCGAACCCTGGTGGAATCCGCATGGAATGCGGCGTTAAAGGGGGCTGTCTTCGATATCGAACACCGCATCATCTCGAGGCAGGAAGAACTCTGGGTTCATGAAAAAGCCCGCATCGTCTTTGACGGCCGAGGGACTGCAATAGAAGCGATAGGAACGGTCCACAATATTACCAAGCGCAAGCAAACCGAAGAGTCGCTGCGCGAAAGGGAGGAAAAATTCAGATTCATCAGCGAAAACATAGCGGATATTGTCTGGACCCTCGATTTGAATTTGAATACGACATACGTAAGTCCCTCTGTCGAAGCCATCCTCGGATTCACGCCGGAAGAAAGGGTAAGACAATCGTTGGAGGAGATGATTACGCCGGAATCCATTCAACGGATTCTGGCACGATTTCAGGAAGAGCTATTGCGCGAAAATGAAGATGCCGTCCCACAAGGATGGGTCTGTTATATGGATGGAAAACATCGCGAAGCCGATAAGGGATTCATCCGGATCTCTCGTAGGGATATTGGGCGTTTCGCGTGA